In Leptospira montravelensis, the DNA window TAAAATTCCATTTTTTGAGAGAATCAATGTATTTTAATAATTCCAAGTCATTAAAAAAAACAGCATATGTAAGGGCAGTAAATCCTAGTTTGTCTCTATATTGAAAATCTACTTGTTTTTCTAATAAATAATCGAAGATCTCTTTATTCGCACGAACATTCAAGGCATGTTGAAAAAGATTCATTTCAGTTGTATCATTTTCATCATACAAAATGATTTTAGTATCTTTTTGAATGCTACCGTTTGTAAAAAGTTCCTTTAATTTATTTAAATTATTTCTTGAAATGGCTTGGAAAGCGAGTCTCGGTGCATAGGACTCCTCACGTGTTACATCATATATTTCAATTGAAGGTTGGTCATTTTTGTAAGAATATAAAATACTATACATAAACGATCCCTTTTTATCAGCAGTTGGAATTTCTAAAGAAACTTTTGAATTTAAATGAATCGTTGCTTTGGCAGTTGCACTCTCACCCGAAAATGATTGCGTTTTACTAGATTCACCTGTTGTTAAGTTAATACTCGCACTGATTTTACTTATGGTTCGACTAAAATAAAAAAACATCACCGCATTAGTTTTATCAATTTTTTCTATACATCCTGACAAAGTATTAGCGCCAGTCGAAACAAAAAAATCA includes these proteins:
- a CDS encoding ankyrin repeat domain-containing protein — translated: MNRLLIFPLIILFVSCKSVANFQILQNVKPNPKCKFSQFIVIEPDFFVSTGANTLSGCIEKIDKTNAVMFFYFSRTISKISASINLTTGESSKTQSFSGESATAKATIHLNSKVSLEIPTADKKGSFMYSILYSYKNDQPSIEIYDVTREESYAPRLAFQAISRNNLNKLKELFTNGSIQKDTKIILYDENDTTEMNLFQHALNVRANKEIFDYLLEKQVDFQYRDKLGFTALTYAVFFNDLELLKYIDSLKKWNFNETTNQGDSLLHWAAENKNKQMVEYLLQKGIKKDIKNKNGLTAYDVAKLKLSYHIMEILQ